In the Paenibacillus sp. FSL H7-0357 genome, one interval contains:
- the dnaB gene encoding replicative DNA helicase, whose protein sequence is MGGDLFFDRIPPQNLEAEQAVIGAVLLQDEALVTAMERVNTEDFYDKPHQMIFEAMVQLGEESQPIDLVTLTSRLQDKGQLEDIGGVSYLAKLAHAVPTAANVEYYAQIIEEKAMLRRLIRTATQIVSEGYTGGEDVADMLSDAERRILEISNRRSGSGFIAIRDVLMQVFDRVELLHQNKGGTSGIPTGFADLDHMTNGFQRNDLIIVAARPSVGKTAFALNIAQNVAVRAKETVAIFSLEMSAPQLVQRMICAEANLDANIMRTGDFKSDDDWSKLTMGIQSLSEAEIYIDDTPGITVTDIRAKCRRLKKEKGLGMIVIDYLQLIQGRGKGGENRQQEVSEISRTLKQIARELDVPVIALSQLSRGVEQRQDKRPMMSDLRESGSIEQDADIVAFLYRDDYYNQDTEKKNIIEIIIAKQRNGPVGTVELVFLKNFNKFVNYERAHSEPFAG, encoded by the coding sequence ATGGGTGGAGATCTCTTTTTCGATCGGATTCCCCCGCAGAACCTGGAGGCAGAGCAGGCTGTAATCGGTGCTGTTCTGCTGCAGGATGAAGCGCTGGTTACCGCGATGGAGCGGGTGAATACCGAAGACTTCTACGATAAACCGCATCAAATGATTTTTGAGGCGATGGTGCAGCTCGGAGAAGAGAGCCAGCCGATTGATCTGGTTACGCTGACGTCCAGACTGCAGGACAAGGGACAGCTTGAGGATATCGGCGGTGTCAGCTATTTGGCTAAGCTGGCGCATGCTGTGCCGACTGCGGCCAACGTGGAATATTATGCGCAGATTATTGAAGAGAAGGCGATGCTGCGGCGGCTGATCCGTACAGCGACGCAGATCGTCAGTGAAGGGTACACCGGCGGTGAGGATGTAGCCGATATGCTGAGCGATGCCGAGCGGCGGATCCTGGAGATCTCCAACCGCCGGAGCGGCAGCGGCTTCATCGCCATCCGTGATGTGCTCATGCAGGTCTTCGACCGTGTGGAGCTGCTTCATCAGAATAAGGGGGGCACCTCCGGGATCCCCACCGGCTTTGCCGACCTTGATCATATGACCAACGGCTTCCAGCGCAATGACCTGATTATTGTGGCGGCCCGTCCATCCGTAGGGAAGACGGCATTCGCACTGAATATTGCCCAGAATGTAGCGGTTCGTGCCAAAGAGACCGTAGCCATCTTCAGTCTGGAAATGTCGGCGCCGCAGCTGGTACAGCGTATGATCTGCGCGGAAGCCAACCTCGATGCCAACATTATGCGTACCGGTGATTTCAAAAGTGATGATGATTGGTCGAAGCTTACGATGGGGATTCAGTCCTTATCGGAAGCAGAAATCTATATTGATGATACTCCCGGGATCACGGTTACAGATATCCGGGCGAAATGCCGCAGGCTCAAGAAGGAAAAAGGCCTCGGCATGATCGTCATCGACTACTTGCAGCTCATTCAGGGCCGCGGCAAGGGCGGGGAGAACCGCCAGCAGGAGGTATCCGAGATTTCCCGTACCCTGAAGCAGATTGCCCGTGAGCTTGATGTTCCGGTCATTGCCCTTTCCCAGCTCAGCCGGGGTGTGGAGCAGCGGCAGGACAAGCGTCCGATGATGAGTGACCTTCGGGAATCCGGTTCCATTGAGCAGGATGCCGATATCGTAGCCTTCCTGTATCGTGATGACTACTATAACCAGGATACCGAAAAGAAAAATATCATTGAAATTATTATTGCCAAACAGCGTAACGGCCCTGTCGGCACTGTAGAGCTTGTGTTCCTGAAAAATTTCAACAAGTTCGTCAACTACGAGCGGGCACACTCTGAACCTTTTGCAGGGTAG
- the rplI gene encoding 50S ribosomal protein L9, giving the protein MKVIFIKDVKGQGKKGQVKEVSEGYAANFLLPRGLVRPATDGNVKTLENQAAAEQRRKDQEKEEAQQLGKKLDELTLTLKAKSGEGGRLFGAITSKQIAETLVETQGIVIDKRKIELSDPIRHVGTFQVSVKLHTEVKANLTVQVTEE; this is encoded by the coding sequence ATGAAGGTCATTTTTATAAAGGATGTTAAAGGTCAAGGCAAGAAGGGGCAAGTGAAAGAGGTATCGGAAGGCTATGCAGCGAACTTCCTGCTGCCGCGCGGCTTGGTACGCCCGGCCACAGACGGCAATGTGAAAACTCTGGAGAATCAGGCAGCAGCCGAGCAGCGCCGCAAGGACCAGGAGAAAGAGGAAGCGCAGCAGCTGGGTAAGAAGCTGGACGAGCTGACGTTGACCCTGAAAGCAAAATCGGGTGAAGGCGGCCGTCTCTTCGGCGCTATTACAAGCAAGCAGATCGCCGAAACTTTGGTGGAAACACAAGGGATCGTAATCGACAAGCGCAAAATTGAGCTGAGTGATCCCATTCGCCATGTAGGTACGTTTCAGGTAAGTGTGAAGCTGCATACTGAAGTAAAGGCTAACCTTACGGTGCAGGTAACGGAGGAGTAA